From the Egicoccus sp. AB-alg6-2 genome, one window contains:
- a CDS encoding ANTAR domain-containing protein: MKAALIEAGLETALKSRDVIGQAKGVLMARRRLTAEMAFESSNTFRNTTTAS; encoded by the coding sequence ATGAAAGCCGCGCTGATCGAGGCCGGCCTCGAGACGGCGCTCAAGTCACGCGACGTCATCGGACAAGCGAAGGGCGTGCTGATGGCCCGCCGCCGGTTGACGGCCGAGATGGCCTTCGAGTCCTCAAACACCTTTCGCAACACCACAACCGCAAGCTGA
- a CDS encoding GAF domain-containing protein has translation MIDEHSPDEQLLERIGVIARELSVADGLQATLQRIVDLGEDILEHCDGVSMMLVGRGGVVHSPAYSSSVAYESDLAQYATGQGPCLGAIEQHETIVIDDLELEQRWPDYRAKALELGVRSMISFRLFVTDDSLGALNMYSRQPNAFARRSQLLGQVFVRRRRWP, from the coding sequence GTGATCGACGAGCACAGTCCTGATGAGCAGCTGCTCGAACGCATCGGTGTCATAGCGCGGGAGTTGTCCGTCGCAGACGGCCTGCAGGCGACCTTGCAGCGCATCGTCGACCTCGGCGAGGACATCCTCGAACACTGTGATGGCGTCAGCATGATGCTGGTCGGTCGGGGCGGCGTAGTCCATTCGCCTGCGTATTCCTCGTCGGTGGCGTACGAGAGCGACCTGGCGCAGTACGCCACCGGTCAAGGACCGTGCCTGGGAGCGATCGAGCAGCACGAGACGATCGTGATCGACGACCTCGAGCTTGAACAACGTTGGCCCGACTACCGCGCGAAGGCGCTGGAGCTCGGGGTGCGCTCGATGATCAGCTTTCGGCTGTTCGTCACCGACGACTCGCTGGGCGCACTCAACATGTACTCCAGGCAGCCAAACGCGTTCGCCCGCCGCTCGCAGCTCCTCGGGCAAGTGTTTGTGCGCAGGCGTCGGTGGCCATGA